A window of the Sphingomonas piscis genome harbors these coding sequences:
- a CDS encoding DUF2497 domain-containing protein has translation MQSAGREPSMEDILASIKKVIAEEKEQRGHITTRMEAEPEQDEAEDEVLELNEPLAPPMDLGPPLLDQSVAETSRQSIETLAAVAASAPPPPAVNPLEEMVREMLRPILKQWLDDHLPKLVDEHVKREISRITGRPLS, from the coding sequence ATGCAGTCCGCCGGCCGCGAACCCTCGATGGAAGATATCCTCGCCTCGATCAAAAAGGTGATCGCGGAGGAGAAGGAGCAGCGCGGCCATATCACCACGCGTATGGAGGCTGAGCCGGAGCAGGACGAGGCGGAGGATGAGGTGCTCGAACTGAACGAGCCCCTGGCACCGCCCATGGACCTCGGCCCGCCCTTGCTCGACCAGAGTGTTGCCGAGACCAGCCGGCAGTCGATCGAGACGCTGGCCGCCGTCGCCGCAAGCGCGCCGCCTCCACCGGCCGTCAACCCGCTGGAGGAAATGGTCCGGGAAATGCTCCGGCCGATCCTCAAGCAATGGCTCGACGATCACCTCCCCAAGCTGGTCGACGAGCATGTGAAGCGCGAGATCTCGCGGATTACGGGCCGCCCGCTCTCTTGA